A single genomic interval of Cucumis sativus cultivar 9930 chromosome 7, Cucumber_9930_V3, whole genome shotgun sequence harbors:
- the LOC101217013 gene encoding aspartyl protease family protein At5g10770, with protein MEISKSLHFPLSLLLLLLLPLLSIGVDARSSSFNLGNGDNHEKGLLQLFQNFPWKEHGEAVVNCIFQKPKITKGITTLEMKQRDYCSGKITDWEKIFQNRIILDAINVNSLFSHFKSAIFPGQTHQLSDSQIPISSGARLQTLNYIVTVGIGGQNSTLIVDTGSDLTWVQCLPCRLCYNQQEPLFNPSNSSSFLSLPCNSPTCVALQPTAGSSGLCSNKNSTSCDYQIDYGDGSYSRGELGFEKLTLGKTEIDNFIFGCGRNNKGLFGGASGLMGLARSELSLVSQTSSLFGSVFSYCLPTTGVGSSGSLTLGGADFSNFKNISPISYTRMIQNPQMSNFYFLNLTGISIGGVNLNVPRLSSNEGVLSLLDSGTVITRLSPSIYKAFKAEFEKQFSGYRTTPGFSILNTCFNLTGYEEVNIPTVKFIFEGNAEMIVDVEGVFYFVKSDASQICLAFASLGYEDQTMIIGNYQQKNQRVIYNSKESKVGFAGEPCSF; from the exons ATGGAGATTTCGAAATCTCTCCATTTCcccctttctcttcttcttcttcttcttcttcctcttctctccATTGGCGTCGATGCTCGTTCGAGCTCGTTCAACCTCGGTAATGGTGATAACCATGAGAAGGGTCTTCTTCAGctttttcagaattttccaTGGAAGGAGCATGGAGAAGCTGTTGTTAATTGCATCTTTCAGAAGCCAA aGATAACGAAGGGAATAACGACACTGGAAATGAAACAGAGAGATTACTGTTCAGGCAAAATAACAGACTGGGAAAAGATTTTTCAAAACCGTATCATCCTCGACGCTATTAACGTCAATTCCCTTTTTTCACATTTCAAATCAGCCATTTTTCCCGGCCAGACTCACCAACTCTCCGATTCCCAAATCCCCATTTCCTCCGGCGCCAGGCTCCAAACACTCAATTACATCGTCACCGTCGGCATCGGCGGCCAGAATTCCACTCTCATCGTTGACACCGGCAGCGATCTCACTTGGGTTCAATGCCTCCCTTGCCGCCTCTGTTACAACCAACAAGAACCCCTCTTCAATCCCTCTAATTCCTCTTCCTTCCTCTCCCTTCCTTGTAATTCCCCTACCTGTGTGGCTCTTCAACCCACCGCCGGAAGCTCCGGCCTCTGTTCTAACAAAAACTCAACTTCCTGCGACTACCAGATCGACTACGGCGATGGATCTTACTCCCGTGGGGAACTCGGATTCGAGAAGCTGACTTTAGGTAAAACTGAGATTGATAATTTCATATTCGGATGTGGCCGGAATAACAAAGGATTATTTGGAGGAGCTTCGGGATTAATGGGTTTAGCTAGAAGTGAATTATCTCTGGTTTCTCAAACGTCCTCTCTTTTTGGTAGTGTTTTTTCTTACTGTTTACCAACAACTGGAGTTGGATCTTCAGGTTCCTTAACATTGGGGGGAGCCgatttctcaaatttcaagaACATTTCACCAATTTCCTATACAAGAATGATTCAAAACCCACAAATGTCGAATTTCTACTTTCTGAATCTGACTGGAATTTCAATCGGTGGGGTTAATTTGAATGTGCCTCGTTTATCTTCAAACGAAGGGGTTTTGAGTTTACTCGATTCGGGAACAGTGATAACAAGGCTATCTCCATCGATTTACAAAGCTTTCAAAGCAGAATTTGAGAAACAATTTTCTGGGTATCGAACTACACCAGGATTTTCGATTCTTAATACTTGTTTTAATCTAACAGGGTACGAAGAAGTGAATATTCCTACTGTGAAATTTATCTTTGAAGGCAATGCAGAGATGATTGTTGATGTTGAAggggttttttattttgtgaaatcTGATGCTTCACAGATTTGTTTAGCGTTTGCGAGTTTGGGTTATGAAGATCAGACGATGATAATTGGGAATTATCAGCAGAAGAATCAAAGGGTTATTTATAATTCTAAAGAATCTAAAGTGGGTTTTGCAGGGGAGCCTTGcagtttttaa
- the LOC105436188 gene encoding uncharacterized protein LOC105436188 isoform X1 produces the protein MDTMENDNLKLRNNLSDFISDDENEELGCLDTIRSDVNFNRLHEEYSTAAGFHHSQFSDPPVSSRPKFAGSFSDTISYTDIDWSFDSSRLGLSSQNWSRNMFTNPENKTNTSFHVRNPELSSICRFPVRSQEAEGLDLIGCDTETNNHNLLSSKCEDQIDLNIAAICSGFQTHCLQEHDAESFNVGYHTNPTTALNRTDKISGYKDNSGNIPNLTTFPQNSVGVRCSNFINFSLHPSSVFQPSIIVGGDNPFPRPSNEDDLSADVVQCNEDILKSLRNAAPSTTESINSQIGISSRSWFTDLESCLHRKDQSQQPIEETDVRNFSSEFPTYAPSLGISTTISVPDQSVEHDQSAGPSQPPQNFGNSLTTVSGNQDAREFGTAEDSGIAKSFQAHLAQVSQPIIDESIPLVSSKFEDQGDRSFERSRSSRCYIKCRDLDQTPKLSGQRCYLCKRDLSFKPEGSVAIPKILPTVAVLPCSHVFHGLCLERITPQNQAEEPPCIPCAVGET, from the exons ATGGACACGATGGAAAATGACAATCTGAAGCTACGAAATAATCTATCTGATTTTATTTCTGATGATGAGAATGAAGAGTTGGGATGCCTTGATACAATAAGAAGTGATGTTAACTTCAATAGGCTTCATGAAGAATACAGTACAGCTGCAGGATTCCATCATTCCCAATTTTCAGATCCACCGGTCTCCTCTCGTCCAAAATTTGCTGGTTCCTTTTCTGATACAATTTCATATACTGATATTGATTGGTCATTTGATAGCTCCCGCTTGGGTCTAAGCTCACAAAATTGGTCTCGCAACATGTTCACGAATCCCGAAAATAAGACAAATACTTCGTTCCATGTTAGAAATCCAGAACTTTCGAGCATTTGTAGATTCCCAGTGAGAAGTCAGGAAGCTGAAGGCCTGGATTTAATAGGGTGTGATACAGAAACAAACAATCATAATTTGCTATCCTCAAAATGTGAGGATCAAATTGATCTTAACATTGCTGCCATTTGCAGTGGATTCCAAACCCATTGTTTACAAGAACATGATGCTGAGAGTTTTAATGTTGGATACCATACAAATCCCACCACGGCTCTTAACAGGACAGATAAGATCTCAGGCTATAAAGACAATTCAGGGAATATACCTAACCTTACAACCTTTCCTCAGAACTCTGTTGGAGTAAGATGCAgtaattttattaactttagTTTACACCCATCATCTGTCTTTCAACCATCTATTATAGTTGGTGGGGATAACCCTTTTCCCAGGCCAAGCAATGAAGATGATTTGAGTGCTGATGTAGTGCAGTGCAATGAGGATATCCTCAAATCACTTAGAAATGCTGCCCCCTCTACGACAGAATCTATCAACAGCCAAATTGGGATATCTTCACGAAGCTGGTTTACTGACTTAGAATCTTGTTTACATAGAAAGGATCAAAGTCAACAGCCTATTGAAGAGACTGATGTCAGGAACTTCTCGTCTGAATTTCCAACATATGCTCCTTCCCTTGGGATCTCTACAACCATTTCTGTTCCAGATCAGTCAg TCGAGCATGATCAATCAGCTGGTCCTTCTCAGCCTCCCCAAAACTTCGGCAATTCTCTTACTACAG TTTCAGGAAATCAAGATGCAAGAGAATTTGGGACAGCCGAAGATTCTGGTATTGCTAAATCATTTCAAGCCCATCTTGCGCAG GTTTCCCAACCGATCATTGATGAGAGCATTCCACTCGTCTCTTCCAAGTTTGAAGATCAAGGAGATCGTTCTTTCGAACGCTCGAGGAGCTCACGTTGTTATATAAAATGCCGAG ATTTGGACCAAACTCCAAAATTAAGTGGACAAAGATGCTACTTATGTAAGAGGGATCTTTCATTCAAACCAGAAGGCTCAGTTGCCATTCCAAAAATTCTCCCTACGGTGGCTGTACTGCCATGTAGCCATGTGTTTCATGGCCTCTGTTTGGAACGCATTACTCCCCAAAACCAAGCTGAAGAACCTCCTTGTATTCCATGTGCTGTTGGCGAAACTTGA
- the LOC105436188 gene encoding uncharacterized protein LOC105436188 isoform X2 — MDTMENDNLKLRNNLSDFISDDENEELGCLDTIRSDVNFNRLHEEYSTAAGFHHSQFSDPPVSSRPKFAGSFSDTISYTDIDWSFDSSRLGLSSQNWSRNMFTNPENKTNTSFHVRNPELSSICRFPVRSQEAEGLDLIGCDTETNNHNLLSSKCEDQIDLNIAAICSGFQTHCLQEHDAESFNVGYHTNPTTALNRTDKISGYKDNSGNIPNLTTFPQNSVGVRCSNFINFSLHPSSVFQPSIIVGGDNPFPRPSNEDDLSADVVQCNEDILKSLRNAAPSTTESINSQIGISSRSWFTDLESCLHRKDQSQQPIEETDVRNFSSEFPTYAPSLGISTTISVPDQSVEHDQSAGPSQPPQNFGNSLTTGNQDAREFGTAEDSGIAKSFQAHLAQVSQPIIDESIPLVSSKFEDQGDRSFERSRSSRCYIKCRDLDQTPKLSGQRCYLCKRDLSFKPEGSVAIPKILPTVAVLPCSHVFHGLCLERITPQNQAEEPPCIPCAVGET, encoded by the exons ATGGACACGATGGAAAATGACAATCTGAAGCTACGAAATAATCTATCTGATTTTATTTCTGATGATGAGAATGAAGAGTTGGGATGCCTTGATACAATAAGAAGTGATGTTAACTTCAATAGGCTTCATGAAGAATACAGTACAGCTGCAGGATTCCATCATTCCCAATTTTCAGATCCACCGGTCTCCTCTCGTCCAAAATTTGCTGGTTCCTTTTCTGATACAATTTCATATACTGATATTGATTGGTCATTTGATAGCTCCCGCTTGGGTCTAAGCTCACAAAATTGGTCTCGCAACATGTTCACGAATCCCGAAAATAAGACAAATACTTCGTTCCATGTTAGAAATCCAGAACTTTCGAGCATTTGTAGATTCCCAGTGAGAAGTCAGGAAGCTGAAGGCCTGGATTTAATAGGGTGTGATACAGAAACAAACAATCATAATTTGCTATCCTCAAAATGTGAGGATCAAATTGATCTTAACATTGCTGCCATTTGCAGTGGATTCCAAACCCATTGTTTACAAGAACATGATGCTGAGAGTTTTAATGTTGGATACCATACAAATCCCACCACGGCTCTTAACAGGACAGATAAGATCTCAGGCTATAAAGACAATTCAGGGAATATACCTAACCTTACAACCTTTCCTCAGAACTCTGTTGGAGTAAGATGCAgtaattttattaactttagTTTACACCCATCATCTGTCTTTCAACCATCTATTATAGTTGGTGGGGATAACCCTTTTCCCAGGCCAAGCAATGAAGATGATTTGAGTGCTGATGTAGTGCAGTGCAATGAGGATATCCTCAAATCACTTAGAAATGCTGCCCCCTCTACGACAGAATCTATCAACAGCCAAATTGGGATATCTTCACGAAGCTGGTTTACTGACTTAGAATCTTGTTTACATAGAAAGGATCAAAGTCAACAGCCTATTGAAGAGACTGATGTCAGGAACTTCTCGTCTGAATTTCCAACATATGCTCCTTCCCTTGGGATCTCTACAACCATTTCTGTTCCAGATCAGTCAg TCGAGCATGATCAATCAGCTGGTCCTTCTCAGCCTCCCCAAAACTTCGGCAATTCTCTTACTACAG GAAATCAAGATGCAAGAGAATTTGGGACAGCCGAAGATTCTGGTATTGCTAAATCATTTCAAGCCCATCTTGCGCAG GTTTCCCAACCGATCATTGATGAGAGCATTCCACTCGTCTCTTCCAAGTTTGAAGATCAAGGAGATCGTTCTTTCGAACGCTCGAGGAGCTCACGTTGTTATATAAAATGCCGAG ATTTGGACCAAACTCCAAAATTAAGTGGACAAAGATGCTACTTATGTAAGAGGGATCTTTCATTCAAACCAGAAGGCTCAGTTGCCATTCCAAAAATTCTCCCTACGGTGGCTGTACTGCCATGTAGCCATGTGTTTCATGGCCTCTGTTTGGAACGCATTACTCCCCAAAACCAAGCTGAAGAACCTCCTTGTATTCCATGTGCTGTTGGCGAAACTTGA
- the LOC101206978 gene encoding mitogen-activated protein kinase kinase kinase 17: protein MKRNLTLGGLEVEVEDGSSEFNNGVQWKRGRLIGKGSFGSVFLASLKPHITIKYCTFPSVMAVKSAEISVSETLQKEKQNYDSLKGCNSLIKCFGEEITTDHNGHMIYNLLLEVATGGTLAHHIKNTGGKGLEENVVRNYTKSIIKGLIHIHRSQYVHCDLKPANILLLPKNNTTKDRQFIAKIADLGLARRTSKTKASYCLGGTFSYMAPETFIDGVQESASDIWALGCVVLEMLTGNRAWAATNKVGIMKEMTENFLGMPKIPEGLSAEATMFLKNCFVRKPEFRFTAEMLMIVPFVAAVEDQEQNFNTVKAPTFVTKWPMQFKRQRIIPIKAV from the exons ATGAAGAGAAATTTAACATTGGGAGGATTAGAAGTTGAGGTAGAAGATGGCTCGTCGGAGTTCAATAATGGAGTCCAATGGAAACGAGGTCGGCTCATCGGAAAAGGAAGCTTTGGATCAGTTTTCTTGGCTTCTCTCAAACCGCACATCACTATTAAGTACTGCACTTTCCCTTCCGTAATGGCTGTTAAGTCCGCGGAAATTTCCGTTTCCGAAACCCTACAAAAGGAAAAGCAAAATTATGATAGCTTGAAAGGATGCAATTCATTGATCAAATGCTTCGGCGAAGAGATTACTACTGATCATAATGGTCACATGATCTATAATTTGTTGCTTGAAGTTGCCACTGGAGGAACCCTAGCTCACCATATTAAAAACACtg GTGGAAAGGgtttagaagaaaatgtgGTTCGGAATTacacaaaatcaataatcAAAGGATTGATTCACATTCATCGATCTCAATACGTTCATTGTGATTTGAAGCCTGCAAATATCCTATTGCTACCAAAGAATAATACAACAAAGGATCGCCAGTTCATTGCAAAGATTGCCGATCTAGGGCTGGCAAGAAGAACAAGCAAGACAAAGGCAAGCTATTGTTTAGGAGGGACATTCTCCTACATGGCGCCGGAGACGTTTATTGATGGCGTACAAGAATCAGCCAGTGATATTTGGGCACTTGGGTGTGTCGTGCTCGAAATGCTAACCGGGAACCGCGCTTGGGCAGCCACCAACAAGGTTGGGATTATGAAAGAGATGACGGAGAATTTCCTTGGAATGCCAAAGATTCCAGAAGGCCTATCAGCGGAGGCAACCATGTTCTTGAAGAATTGTTTTGTGAGGAAGCCGGAGTTCAGGTTCACGGCGGAAATGCTGATGATTGTGCCGTTTGTGGCGGCGGTtgaagatcaagaacaaaattttaatactgTGAAAGCTCCAACATTTGTGACAAAGTGGCCTATGCAGTTTAAGAGACAAAGAATAATTCCAATCAAAGCGGTGTGA
- the LOC101206743 gene encoding mitogen-activated protein kinase kinase kinase 17, protein MKRKSMLEKEAAQVEDRSSEFNNGIQWKQGRLIGKGSFGSVFLASLKPHFTKYSIFPPVMAVKSAEISVSETLQKEKQNYDNLKGCNSLIQCFGEEITTDHNGHMIYNLLLEVATGGTLAHHIKNTGGKGLEENVVRNYTKSIIKGLIHMHRSQYVHCDLKPANILLLPKNNTTKDRQFIAKIADLGLARRTSKTKASYCLGGTFSYMAPETLIDGVQESASDIWALGCVVLEMLTGNRAWAATDKVGIVKEMTENFIGMPKIPEGLSPEATGFLKNCLVRKPEFRFTAEMLMNVPFVAAGEDHEQDSTTVKAPTFVTKWPRQFKRQRTIPIKAV, encoded by the exons atgaagagaaaatcaaTGTTGGAAAAAGAAGCAGCCCAAGTAGAAGACCGGTCATCGGAGTTCAATAATGGAATCCAATGGAAACAAGGTCGGCTCATCGGAAAAGGAAGCTTTGGATCAGTTTTCTTGGCTTCTCTCAAACCACACTTCACTAAATACAGCATTTTCCCTCCCGTAATGGCTGTTAAGTCCGCTGAAATTTCCGTTTCCGAAACCCTCCAAAAGGAAAAGCAAAACTACGATAACTTGAAAGGATGCAATTCCTTGATCCAATGCTTCGGCGAAGAGATTACTACTGACCATAACGGTCACATGATCTATAATTTGCTGCTTGAAGTTGCCACTGGAGGAACCCTAGCTCACCATATTAAAAACACTG GTGGAAAGGgtttagaagaaaatgtgGTTCGGAATTacacaaaatcaataatcAAAGGATTAATTCACATGCACCGATCTCAATACGTTCATTGTGATTTGAAGCCTGCAAATATTCTATTGCTACCAAAGAATAATACAACAAAGGATCGCCAGTTCATTGCAAAGATCGCCGATCTAGGGCTGGCAAGAAGAACAAGCAAGACAAAGGCAAGCTATTGTTTAGGAGGTACATTCTCCTACATGGCGCCGGAGACATTGATTGACGGCGTACAAGAATCAGCCAGTGATATTTGGGCACTCGGGTGTGTCGTGCTCGAAATGCTAACCGGGAACCGCGCATGGGCAGCCACCGATAAGGTTGGGATTGTGAAAGAGATGACAGAGAATTTCATTGGAATGCCAAAGATTCCAGAAGGGTTATCGCCGGAGGCAACCGGGTTCTTGAAGAATTGTCTTGTGAGGAAGCCAGAGTTCAGGTTCACGGCGGAGATGCTGATGAATGTGCCGTTCGTGGCGGCGGGTGAAGATCACGAACAAGATTCTACTACTGTGAAAGCTCCAACATTTGTGACAAAGTGGCCTAGGCAGTTTAAGAGACAAAGAACAATTCCAATCAAAGCTGTATGA
- the LOC101217255 gene encoding protein HEADING DATE REPRESSOR 1 isoform X2: MEHNHSGKIDRILEGFSPASAPRIQWNSRRRSASGRNLDKETEDQDSANKTCDKQEVSPGNDNISQDTDMVLPELSERRKALFEPLEPVRNINGRRPSAESLLPPPDFDETTYPRGWLIGKKRKLVNVDVVESMRRIAVQEMNRKDREINGLNEQLDEDARCLEHLQIQLLQEKSKRSEVERENAMLHDQINMLMSMLDNEGADDGSDEP, translated from the exons ATGGAACACAATCATTCCGGCAAGATTGATAGGATTCTTGAAGGTTTTTCTCCAGCGTCGGCTCCTCGAATTCAGTGGAATTCTCGCCGGAGGTCAG CTAGCGGGAGGAATTTAGACAAGGAAACTGAAGATCAGGATTCTGCTAATAAAACTTGCGACAAACAGGAAGTATCTCCGGGCAATGATAACATATCTCAGGACACTGACATGGTTCTCCCTGAGCTCTCGGAGCGTCGAAAGGCTCTGTTTGAGCCCTTAGAACCCGTGAGAAACATCAATGGCCGAAGACCATCAGCTGAATCCTTACTCCCTCCTCCCGATTTTGACGAAACCACTTATCCTCGAGGGTGGCTCATCGGGAAGAAGCGGAAACTTGTCAATGTCGACGTTGTCGAGAGCATGCGGAGGATTGCTGTTCAGGAAATGAATAGAAAG GACCGAGAAATCAATGGTTTAAACGAGCAGCTCGATGAGGATGCTCGGTGCTTGGAACATCTTCAAATTCAGCTTCTGCAAGAAAAGAGCAAAAGATCAGAAGTTGAAAGGGAGAATGCAATGCTGCATGATCAAATAAACATGCTAATGAGCATGCTAGACAATGAAGGAGCAGATGATGGCTCAGATGAaccttaa
- the LOC101217255 gene encoding protein HEADING DATE REPRESSOR 1 isoform X1 yields the protein MEHNHSGKIDRILEGFSPASAPRIQWNSRRRSGSQTSGRNLDKETEDQDSANKTCDKQEVSPGNDNISQDTDMVLPELSERRKALFEPLEPVRNINGRRPSAESLLPPPDFDETTYPRGWLIGKKRKLVNVDVVESMRRIAVQEMNRKDREINGLNEQLDEDARCLEHLQIQLLQEKSKRSEVERENAMLHDQINMLMSMLDNEGADDGSDEP from the exons ATGGAACACAATCATTCCGGCAAGATTGATAGGATTCTTGAAGGTTTTTCTCCAGCGTCGGCTCCTCGAATTCAGTGGAATTCTCGCCGGAGGTCAGGTAGTCAAA CTAGCGGGAGGAATTTAGACAAGGAAACTGAAGATCAGGATTCTGCTAATAAAACTTGCGACAAACAGGAAGTATCTCCGGGCAATGATAACATATCTCAGGACACTGACATGGTTCTCCCTGAGCTCTCGGAGCGTCGAAAGGCTCTGTTTGAGCCCTTAGAACCCGTGAGAAACATCAATGGCCGAAGACCATCAGCTGAATCCTTACTCCCTCCTCCCGATTTTGACGAAACCACTTATCCTCGAGGGTGGCTCATCGGGAAGAAGCGGAAACTTGTCAATGTCGACGTTGTCGAGAGCATGCGGAGGATTGCTGTTCAGGAAATGAATAGAAAG GACCGAGAAATCAATGGTTTAAACGAGCAGCTCGATGAGGATGCTCGGTGCTTGGAACATCTTCAAATTCAGCTTCTGCAAGAAAAGAGCAAAAGATCAGAAGTTGAAAGGGAGAATGCAATGCTGCATGATCAAATAAACATGCTAATGAGCATGCTAGACAATGAAGGAGCAGATGATGGCTCAGATGAaccttaa